The Lagenorhynchus albirostris chromosome 17, mLagAlb1.1, whole genome shotgun sequence nucleotide sequence CTAACATACCATGTTTCTGGAGAACATGTTTAGAATCTTCTGTGGTAGGAAAAAATATACGTATAATACAtatagttttttcatttttttcactttccaaCTATTATTCTTAAGgtaatatttctttttgtctaATAATGACCACACGATGTGACAACTGTTCCTTAAAAGCTCCATTCCACCTTGAGAATAAGCTGATACTTTTCTTAAGGCATATTGAACCTCTCCACCCATGAGAAATTGGCTTGCCTGCCTGGGAAGGGAATCCCTAAGCACAGGTTGTGTGGGAATAATGAAATCTGTCATATGCCTTTTAGGAGTATCAGTTTCAGGGTCCAGCTGATTGGGACTCATTCTCTGATTCTGTCACTCATGCATGGGCTGTGTGAATTTGGGCCAAGTTACTTCATCTTCTTGTGCCTCAGCTTTGTTGTCTGTGTTCCCCTCACAGCCTTGAATAGAATGTTAAATACAAGAGAATAGGGCTTGGTCTGATTTAACAAAGAATCTGTAGTGCCCAGCATACAAATGGgtcctgaataaatatttgttgcatggaTAAATATATGAACTATATAACTAGAAAAGTATAGCGATAGTAATTATATAATAGGAATATTTTGAGGATACAGTGACATAAAACATGATGAATACAGAGCACAGTCCTGGATCAGAGTAACTCTTACTGGAGGGAGTTCTAGATAAGTCAGGATAAGTTTGCCTTCTGTGTCTAATCTCTATTTCCCCTTCAGATTGTGGATGGCATATTTATATTAGGACAAGTGGCCCTGTGCCATACTCTAGCACCTGGGAACTGTGTAAGATGGAAAATATTTACTACTACACATATCTCTTAACTCTTTCATAATATTTGGGAGAAGTAGAAACAAGCCAAGAGGATTAAAGGATTTTAGCATACAATCTAAAACTCATGTTATCAATGAAGATGTTTTTAGAAGTTAAGCATGCATACCAGAAAACTAGAGGTAGCGTATatgatatttcattgattttaagatgcatgttttaaatttttacatgtcCAAAATCTGGACACATTTTACAATCAATGGCATCTTACAATTGATTggactttcttttgttctttctttccttttctttctttttattttgtctttcctctcttcctcctttccttctttgtagTTCATAATATAATAGGGTATCTTAAatagatttaataaaatatggtacatatattAAATTTGTCTTTCTCAATGTTTATTTCTTATCATAGCGCAACTCTGGAAAGGGgctctttttttctactttcccaTCCCATGAAAATTTAATACCATAGATATACTCTATATCTGTTTATGTattgcatgtatatttattttatgaataaaaagaGTAAGATATTTTTGTCCCCCCACCAAGAAACAATTTTTATCCCATTGGGGACACTGTTATACCCATTAAGAAGGCAGGTATGAAAGTGATAAATCTGAATTATTCTTAGTTTTAAAAACCTCATTTACTGGAATATTGGAAATCATAAACTAATTCTTAGGCTTAGGTAGAGCTATTGGCTTTAATTATATAACAAACTGActagaaattttattattatcatgaaTGACTGTCAAAATGCGTGTAAAGTTTGAACATTTGCTATTTACCCCAACAGTCAGAAAGCTATCCATAATATTTTTTGTTAACAAATAAAAGATCGTCAAGTTCACCCAGTGGAATCATTCAACATATCATTCTCATATTATGAAATAAGACTATTTAATAATTTCAGTGTATATACATTTAGGATGTTCACTACTTCACCTTTACTTACAAAGTCATGATTTTAAGGACATAACTTGAACACTACATcaataaagagattttttaaagacCATCTAGTTTCCATGGAATACTAAGAGATACCGCCTTTATACTGCACATATGCACTCAGTGGGGAGGATGAAGATGCACAACTCTCGAAGCCTTTGGGTAGCAATCTTCTACCGCAGTCTAAGCAGTTTTGGGTTTCTGCCTCCAACCGTAATGATGGAATACAGAGCTCAGTCCATTTGTGATCGGTCATCTGCACCAGAGGAAAGATAGGGACTCAGTCTATGACCATCAAATCAGGCTTTTCTCTTGAAAAGAGAATTGTTATATTCAACAGTTTTAACTGATGGAGAAAGGAGGGATTTATTTACTTGGAGAGTATCTTTAAATGGCAAAGTTGTCCAGTGTGTTCTTAAATGTTCACTTATCTTTTCTCTGGGCTATGCAGTTTAACTCCCGTCTTTTAGAATTAGTGGTGCAAAAGattctaaaaattagtgatgcgTAAAACATTTAACTTTGTTGTATGCACTGCAATATTATTTGGTATTTGACAATTCAGACATGTGTATATTGGCCTGGTTGCGTTAAATGGATATTTTTGAGACTCAAATGTGAAAAAACGAAGTGTTGCTGTTTTGGGGGATGTGAACTATTCTAGTAGATCAAGCAACGTATGAACCAAATGAACACAGGTGGTACTCAACAGAGACTCATCAGCAGTGTACAGACATCCATATCAAGGCTTTATCAATCAAGTTAGTATTACACaggcttttgtaaataaactgAAAGTGAATTCAAAACCAGAAATCATCTCCTCCACTGCTCCTAGTACTtgctctttctctgccttttaatcGAAGCATCTCCATGATACTCCGGGCATAGACATCTCTCAAGTTAACACTGATATATGAGTCAGTGGCTATATTCTTGGTAAGTTTCTTCAGAGCCTCACGCTGTCTAACAGCTGCTTCCTTGAGCTTTAAGGTGAAGTAGCAAGCAGAGAAGCGGTCGTTAATAATAGCAATGGGCAAGGCCAAGACAAGGATTCCCGATAAGATACACATGAAGGCCACGATTTTGCCTGTGGTGGTGTCTGGTCTGATGTCCCCATATCCCACGGTAGTCATGGACGTTGTGGCCCACCACCATGCACAAGGGACACTTGTGAAGGTTGTGTCGGGAATGCTCTGCTCAGCAAAATATTCCACAGTTGAAAATATAGAGATTCCTACAGACAGAAATAGGAGCAGCAGGCCAACTTCTTCGTAACACTGGGTGATTGTCATTCCAAGTGAGCGTAAGCCTGTAACAGAACAATTGGTGTCAGTCATGGGCacccctcctctcttccttcgtccttccctcccttcccttctccttctctgctacccacccacacacatgcatttCACATTTAATATGGCTCCAGCATTGGGCAATGTTCTggggatatatagatataaattataATCTTCAGGAAGTTCTTAGTCTAGTTGATGGGGCCAGATTGAGaaggatagaaaaatataaatagattcattcactcacttatcATTTATTAAAAACCTACAATTTATACAAAAGAAAGGTGAGAGATGAGTTGGAGGGCAGGCAGGGGACGTTTGATAGGAGTTTGTACTTTATCCAATGGGAAACTTTGCAGCATTGCACGTGGAGGGCTCTCTTGGTCAGGTCTGCATTTCAGTGCCTCACCTTAGCACACTTTTCTAATGAAGTTTTATGTTGTCTCCTTAtattttatgtgtctgtttttctcacCTTCCTGATAAAGTTTAATACAATTAGGGGCATCATTATCTGAAAGTCAGAGGAagtaaaagatgaaaatgaagtGAAGCAGCAGAAACAAGTTAGGAATCAGTGACAAAATTGACATAAGAACATCAAATGTACATGCGAGGACATTCTCAGAGGTGTAGCAGGAGGGGTTCCTGCACTCCCATGGAAGCCATTGAAATTTTTGTCCTTAATACCAAAGCTATAGGAAACTATCTCCCTTGAATACATAGAATTTCTCCTTTCCTGTCGGGAGATAGACCTGAATACAGACTATTCCTCCATTGTGAAAAGGTACAGGGGACTGGAGCCACTAGGGAATTCACTCACTATGAGGCATAGGTGAATTTCCCATTGCTAATTCTGAGGATTCTGCAAGACAGACCCAGGAGAGTCCAATCCCACCTCTGACGAGACTAAACCCTCAGGATAGTAAGAGGAGCCCATTACAGGATCGTGATTTGAATAAGGTATCTTTCCAACTCTAGAGAGATACTGATTAAAGTTTATCCACATTTCGAAGTCGTATTAACATGATGTCACAATGATACGGTCTCAGAAGTCCAGAGCAGTGCCTCTTGGaatcacttttaaatttttattcactcACTGGagactattttaaatatgttaaaatactaTTTGTGCtctcattattttgaattttgttcttgAAATTTTCAGATGTTCTTGAACTATTAACCagctattttaaaataccaatgaATATAACTTTGAGGTTTAACTTCAAAAGACGTTTAAAGAATATCTTTAGAATACTGGCCTTGATATGTCTGTATTAAATTGCATTTCTGAAATATATTGACAACATATGAAGAAATGCATAGTGTTTGGGAAGGTTGTTTTCATTTCAACAttctaaacatttcattttgTAAAGAAACAAAGTGGCCTGAATTTCTGCATGTTACATCAATTAACTCAGATAATCCTAAAAAATAATATGAGATAGATGTTATACTTATGCCATTCTACAGGTGAGCAGATTGAGACACAGAAAGGTAGCATATCTAGTACAAAGTTACATACCAAAGACTTAAAATTAGGCTGTCTGGCCCACCCATTGTCCTCCTAACCATTATTCTATAATacttctcaatttttatttatagttaaTACATAGGGGAATATGTGATCTATGTCTATATTTTGCTAAATGTAATGCTTTAGATAAAACTGTCAAATATTTATGCAACTGTTcatatcttttcaataaattaagGCTTTATTAATCCTTCTACTTGCCTTAGAACTGACAAAACCTTTGAAGAGGTGACATTGTGGAAACattgagattattttctttttcctttcttttggggaaaaaatgtattctttactGGGTGTTTTTAAATTGAATCCTGTGAAGAGTTTATAAATACTAGAAGAAAGCATCCCATTATGTGTGTCAGAAAACAAAGAGTGGTACTTCTAAAAGTTGTTGGAAACCCCGTTATCAAATCCCTGGTATATGAGACTAGCTAGGAAAATACACTACTAAAACTATATTAGGAGAAATTGTAGTTTCCTCAGAGATGTGTGGGAAAAAAACATATCTGAGGTTAATTCCTCCCTATATTTATAGGGAGAGACAACTACCATCAACTCCTTTTAGGTGACCAGTCAGGCATATATCTAGGGAAATAGGTGGGAATAGGACTCTCTAgtcaaattatttatatttatatgtatcgTATGAATATGGCCTCCTACTCCAGTGTCTCTTAAAGTGTGGTTCAAGACCACCTACATCAAAACTAACTTGTTAAAATATATGCTTCTGGATCCAACCCCCCAAACTAAAATCTGACTCTCGGGGATTGGGgctcagaatttgcattttaacaaggtttTCAAGGGattcttattttcattaaagTCTAACATAAGGTAACATATGTGCTCCAGAACATCTAACAGCCGGTTGGGCCGGCCACTGAAAATCATTGCCCTTGGGGATGCAAGCATCATCTTTAATGGATTTCTGTGATTTCCTCTGACATTGCCTAAAATTTTCAcatataattgtgtgtgtgtgtgtgtgtgtgtgtgtgtgtgtgtgttgtgtagaGATTTTTCTAGGGAGAgtgttctttagttcttcaaggCTTTATGATACATACAAACAGCTAAGGAATTCCCGTTACCGTCTCTCTTGTGCCTCCCCAATTAGGGACAAGAAAATTCTCAGATACTAGACAAAGCATTTAATTagtgtcttttgctttcttccaaagcaaaatttccattgtttcttCAAAAATCATGGGAGGGCCACCAGTGCCCAGTCATCTCTCTTTCTGCATAGCCAGAGAAGGCCCTGGAGGACTTTCTCTTCTCCCAAGGAACACGTGTGATACTTCCTTggacacagaaaagaaactggCTTACGTTCCTATATATCACATATAATCTGTGCatatctttttatgtgctgtttatgcatattttatgtaGAACCTTCCAGAAACACAGTATCTTTAATTTTCGTACATCTTCTGGGCACCTGGGTTAAAATAAAGTTAACGTATGGTTAAATTGTTTCTCAAATGTCTTGAGAGGAATTGTGTGAGAAGCAGCTTGTCCTCTATACCTGTGATAACAACCTCAAGGTTTTGCTTTTCAGTACCTTTCTGGAGATCATAATTGGGTGAAATATAGGAGTTGGTAGTTTTGAGTATCAATTTGGAGTCAAGAGTCGTTTCCCTTGGACCATGGTCAAAGCACTAATGCTTAAAAACAATGGCAAATTAAAAGGCATCAATGAAAACTGAATACCTGTGGAATGCCTGCCCAGTTTGAGCATGCGCAGAGCCCTAAGCAGCCTCAAAACCTGGACGATGCGCCCCACGTTTTCCAGCTCCTGTGTAGTCTGGCTCCCACTCAGGCTCTCTACCAGAAGAGTGATGTAGAAGGGCAAGATGGCTAGGAGGTCTATGATGTTTGGCACCTTTCTCAGGAAGCGGCACCTGTCCCGCACGCACAGGAAGCGCAGGACAAACTCCCCGGTGAACCAGCTAATGCACACGTACTCCAGGATTTCCAGCAGCTGCAGGTCCAGCCAACTTAACTCGGCTGACATCAGAGCCATGTTGACGATGGACACCGCCACGAAGATGATGGATATGACCCCAAAGATTCGGGCAGCTGTGGAAGACCCCGGTTTCTCTAGGATGTTCCAGAGCTTCTGGCGGACGGTGGGGCAAGGTCCTTGTGAGAAGTCCTGTTCGCTCTCATGTTGACTTTCCTGGTCTTCTGTGTCCTTCTTGAAGTCTAAAGTTTcactcagctcctttcttctGAAGTATCTTTTAGAGAAGACAACTTGGTGATTAgtctaactttttttaaaatacagaagtaaAGAGAATTAAACTTGGCAGTGAAGTCATGctttttatttcaggaaaatgcagaaaatgttCATTCATATTTTACCCAGGCTTTCTTCCCACAGTACTCAAATGTTCTCATTTaggattattgtttttaaaatggcaCTTTCATGGTAGAAGTTTATACAAAAGAATTTATACATCGCAAAGCTACTTTAGATTAAAGCATTTTATCACCCATTTTTTCTGGTAACAGGAACAGAAGTTTGcgatatgtaattttttttaaggtggctAATGGAAAGGTATTCATGAAGAAATGGTAGTAATAGCAAAGCAATAGCAAAATAATAGATCACCAAAGTCCCACAATCATCCACAGTCAAAGAACCAACTTTCTGCCTTCTGTATTTAAAGCAGTTCTTGTCCAGGTTTTAAAAGTCAGTGTCCTAGGTTTGATAAACAATAACGCTCTCCACTGAAACCTACATCCCTATACATGCATTTTTTGGAGCATAAGATTTCGGACTCATTTATTTaaccaccaaatatttattgcaggCCTGACCTCTCTTGACTTATAAATGAATTAGCATACTGGAAAAAGGAGAAGGTTCAGAAACTTCCAATCAGAAGTTGGCTTTGACACTTTCCGGCCTCCACTGCCACCCCACCTTCTAGCTCCGAAGTGGGCACAGGTATTCTTAAACCTGGTTTGAGCGAGGCTTGTGTAAAGCCTCAAATCTTTCCCTCTGCCGCCCTCTCTCCACCGCGCCCGCTGCCCCGCCCAGCCACCAAGCGCCTCGAGGGTACCTGTCCCTGCAGCAGGAGTCAATGCTGAGCTCGTCGATGCCCCAGTACTGGATCTCCTGGAGGAAGGAGAGCGCGCACAGCTGCTCCATGACGTGCAGGCGGCCGGTGCGATAGTAGTGCAGGACGTAGCGGAATGCTTGCGAGCTCCGGTCGAAGAAGTACTCGTTGTCCACGGGGTTGGCGTCGTCACAGAGCTCCAGGGGGCTGGGCACGGCGGTCAGGGCCCCGGGGCGCCGGCACGAGGCCACCACCACGGCCAGCTTGCCAAGGCGCGTGTGTGGGAAGCAGGACAGAGCCTGCTGCGAGAGCACAAAGCGGCTGCCGCCCACGTTGACCGTGAAGCTGTCCCCGAGGGCCAGGGGCTCCCCTTCGCCCTCGCTGCAGAAGACGCTGGAGTCCAGCGAGGTCAGGGAGGCGCTGTCCAGCGGCGAGTCCGGCGACGCCCGGCCGCGGGGAGGCAGCTCCATCCTTGCCGCCGCTGCCGGAGGGCGCCACAAAGTTGGGGGCGGTGGCACGTCCGGGATTTCCCGGGCTCCCGGGGTGGGTTCCTCCCACCCCCGAACCCTTACTCTCTCCACCCGCCTGTGCTCGTTCTCCCTCTCGCCGCTAGGGCGCTGCGAGTGCGCCGTAGCAGCGCACAAGTGTCTGAGCGCCGGGTCTGGGAGGAGCGGAGGGGTCGCGCCCAGGGAACTGCTCAGGTGTGGACCAAGCCGAGGACATCCGCAGGGCACACTGCCGGTCGCCGTGGTCCTTCCCGGACTCAGTACCCCCTCCCCAGCTTTGTAATTGAGATCTCCAGCCCGGGAGGTGTATGGGTTGAAGGCCTCCCTGCTTGGGGGTTGgagcgggaggggaggggaagggggagggaggtctACAGTGGAGGAGGGCACGACGAATCTTGGAGGAATGCAAGCAAGGGGAAGGGCAAGACTCACTCCCGCCTGCAGGAGACCAAAACGAAAAGTTCAGAAGGCAAAGGAAGTGGTAACCGGGTCTGAGTCTTTTCCAACTTCAGGATATATATTCCTCTCTCTGCTTTTGCTGCGCAGTTTCATAGGCCTCCCAGGGAGTGGTCGCTGGGGATGCGCGCACGTGGGGGAGGGTGACCTGGGTGCAGGGTTCGAGTCATTTGCTCGCATCCACTCTCATTCTAGTCTGTCACTCACGCTTCGTTttattctccctcctcccctaaTTTTTGACCTCCTGGTTGAGAAACGAGGACAATTAATGATGACTTTCGATTAAGTCCCAGTGAGTCACTGAGAACTAGGGGTCACCATTGCCAGCTCCCGTCACGTGTTGAGGCACTTTGCGCCCTTCGGTTTAGGCTTTTCTGTCGCTACAAGTTTCCCGGAGAGCAGGTGTTCTGGGGGCATTCTTCGGTACACAGCAGAGCTGTCATTTTAGGAGAAGGGAAGGCAAAAAGACAAGGACTAGAACAGGCGTGGGCTGGGGCAGGAGTTTAAATAGTAACGACGACTCGGTAAAGGGAGAAGCCGAGCGCTGTGCCCAGGTGAGGCTAGAAGTGCATCCACGGGGCCCCTGGGAGTCGCGCCCCGGCCAACCTGTTGGACACGGGGCGGGAGCGAGGAGGAGGGCAGGGTGACTCACCTGCTGCTCCGGGCACATCTGGGGTGCGCTCAGTGGGCGCAGCTGGCTGCGTAGCCTCGATTTGATCCTCGCGATTTACACGTGAGTCTGACTTCACAGGTCCGGGAAGAGGGCTGTGCTCGCGGCTGAGCTCCTCGCCCGCGCTGGTTGTCTAGCCTCGCCTCTTCGCCACGAGCCTCCCGGCTCCGGCCCCTAGGCTGCGGCGGAGGGTGGCCGCCCCCGCCCGCGCACGCTCCCAGCCCTCGGCGGTTCCCAGCGCCAGCTGTGAGGAGAGCGGGGAGCGGAGGGAGGTGAGACCGGAGGAGGAAGTGAGGCGCTCAGTGACTGAATCTTACATTCATCCTGAAGGCGCTTCAAGGATTACTATATTAGATTCTCGTTTCCCGGAATCTGTGCGCTCACAAATGCTCAAGAACAAAATTTTCCAGTTGTATAAATCTGCGAAACTCAGGGTTAGGGCAGTTACGTTAACTGCTTTGTGTGGCACGGTTCAGGGTTGTCCTCATTATTTCCAGAAAGCGTCTGGGAATCCTGCATTTTTCAGAAGTCTTTGCAAGAATGAGTGCACCACACTtagctcctttttttccttgtaagTAGTTTTAGAAAGTATATATAAAGAGGTAAAGCAGGCAGATTGACCTGAAAGATAGTTGTTTAGTTCTGGCTTTGTCAACTGGCTGTGGAAGCTCTAGCTGGCATTTACTTCAAGGGCCTCAACGCCTTCCTTAGTAAAATTTCAGGTTTTAATAAAAAACACCTAACCTTTACTGGGTGCTTACTTTATGCCAGGAAATTTTTGTAAGCCCTTTACTCATTCAGTACCTTATTTAATCATAATAACAATACTATGAGGtagaagtatacttgatttacagaagggaagactgaggcagagagaaattATGTGATTTACTTAGGGTCACACATTCCAAATTAAAACCCAGGACTAATTGTCAGAGGCTGGCCCCATAAACACAGTGCTTGGGACGTATCATTTTTGTGTGATCTTTAAGTAAACCAAAGTGtggttgtatttatttacttacttttgcaGCTTTCTAAAGAAGGGCAGGAGTTTAATGATGTATTTTCTCTAATCTTTCCACAAATGCTTGTTGCGCAtccactatgtaccaggcactattttaggtgCTTCAGATGGCTCCATGAAAAAAACCAGACAAGATCCCTGTCCTTATGGAACTAACATTTTCCTGTGAGAATAAAAGAACAACTTCAGTgaaatttataaaacagtatACAGTATTTATCAGTTGTGGCTCTTTGGACGGCTATCCTCCTGGTTAACTTTTGCCTCTATAAAGAACTCTTCCATACAGAAAATATGGAGTTAAAAATCATCCTAATAAGTAGTTCATCGTTATGTATGAGTactgtgaaattaattttttttaaggtagtgAAGATTTTCCCTTACATAGAGAGAAAAATTTCTCCaatatttcacttatatattGGGCGTTGAAAAAAGCCAAAAGTTCTTTTAAGCCTTATTCATCCTTTAGTGTGAATAACTTGAATCAAATGATTAGCAGTAAAGTCTCCCCTAGCTTTACAGATTAttgtgaggaaggaggaaaactttcagAGGAGAATGACAGATTTGGGTGAGAAGGGAGATCTTGGACAGGTGACCAGAGGTTAGCAAATGGTGACTGAGGCTTGCAGGTCTCCTACGCTGCCACCAGGACCCTGGAATCAGTTGT carries:
- the KCNV1 gene encoding potassium voltage-gated channel subfamily V member 1 is translated as MELPPRGRASPDSPLDSASLTSLDSSVFCSEGEGEPLALGDSFTVNVGGSRFVLSQQALSCFPHTRLGKLAVVVASCRRPGALTAVPSPLELCDDANPVDNEYFFDRSSQAFRYVLHYYRTGRLHVMEQLCALSFLQEIQYWGIDELSIDSCCRDRYFRRKELSETLDFKKDTEDQESQHESEQDFSQGPCPTVRQKLWNILEKPGSSTAARIFGVISIIFVAVSIVNMALMSAELSWLDLQLLEILEYVCISWFTGEFVLRFLCVRDRCRFLRKVPNIIDLLAILPFYITLLVESLSGSQTTQELENVGRIVQVLRLLRALRMLKLGRHSTGLRSLGMTITQCYEEVGLLLLFLSVGISIFSTVEYFAEQSIPDTTFTSVPCAWWWATTSMTTVGYGDIRPDTTTGKIVAFMCILSGILVLALPIAIINDRFSACYFTLKLKEAAVRQREALKKLTKNIATDSYISVNLRDVYARSIMEMLRLKGRERASTRSSGGDDFWF